One Solea solea chromosome 5, fSolSol10.1, whole genome shotgun sequence genomic window carries:
- the hnf4b gene encoding hepatic nuclear factor 4, beta, translating to MKLTGTILNLELTHRSADTGHLNNTMVTPLQTVTTVSAPSQSERGTSQCSICSDRATGKHYGASSCDGCKGFFRRSVRNNHTYNCRFNRQCTVDKDKRNQCRYCRLQKCIKAGMRKEAVQNERDCISIHRAKGQTVGSLCITVLLRAEASVQQPSVLLSPQSHDIYTKKTACIADVFHSMKQQLLLLVEWAKHIPEFCSLPLDDRVTLLRTHSAEHLILGAARRSLPYNNLILLGNDFVIPLRGAQIEVSRVAFRIQEELVKPLRELDVTDKEFAVLKTIVFFNPDCSGLKSPQLIRNIRFQAQLLLEEATCEQRGRFGELLLILPALQSVAWQMVETLHLAQLLGEARMDSLLLEMLLGEEAKTQHETNNDTTQAQQRASAENCTSVTSDAATPLPSGFSAAHTDQC from the exons TGTCAGCACCATCCCAGTCTGAAAGAGGAACATCTCAGTGTTCCATCTGCTCAGACAGAGCCACAGGTAAACATTACGGTGCCTCCAGCTGCGACGGCTGCAAGGGCTTCTTCAGGAGGAGTGTTCGAAACAACCACACGTACAACTGCAG GTTTAACAGGCAGTGTACTGTGGACAAAGACAAGAGGAACCAGTGTCGCTACTGCAGATTACAGAAGTGCATCAAGGCTGGAATGAGAAAAGAAG CTGTTCAGAATGAGAGAGACTGCATCAGCATTCACCGAGCCAAAGGCCAGACTGTGGGCTCTCTGTGCATCACTGTGCTGCTGCGGGCCGAGGCCAGCGTGCAGCAG CCCTCAGTGCTGCTCTCACCCCAGAGTCACGACATCTACACCAAGAAGACGGCGTGCATCGCAGATGTGTTTCACTCCATGAAGCAGCAACTCCTCCTGCTGGTGGAGTGGGCAAAGCACATCCCAGAGTTCTGCAGCCTCCCTTTAGATGACAGG gttaCTTTGCTACGAACCCACTCTGCAGAGCATCTTATTCTCGGGGCAGCGCGACGTTCTCTGCCTTACAACAATCTCATTCTCCTGG GAAATGACTTTGTGATCCCCCTGAGAGGTGCACAGATCGAAGTGTCCAGAGTGGCCTTCAGAATTCAGGAGGAGCTGGTCAAGCCTCTCAGAGAGCTGGACGTCACAGACAAGGAGTTTGCTGTCCTCAAAACGATCGTCTTCTTTAACCCCG ACTGTTCGGGCTTGAAGAGTCCTCAGCTCATCCGAAATATACGTTTCCAAGCCCAACTGTTGCTAGAAGAAGCGACCTGTGAGCAGCGGGGAAGGTTTGGGGAGCTGCTGCTGATCCTGCCTGCTCTGCAGAGTGTGGCCTGGCAGATGGTGGAGACGCTTCATTTAGCTCAGCTGCTGGGTGAAGCCAGGATGGACAGCCTTTTACTCGAGATGCTGCTGGGAGAGGAAGCCAAAACTCAACATGAAACAA ACAACGACACGACTCAAGCGCAGCAACGAGCTTCAGCTGAAAACTGCACCTCTGTCACGTCTGACGCTGCAACAC CTCTTCCAAGTGGTTTCTCTGCTGCCCACACAGACCAGTGCTGA